A genome region from Trichocoleus sp. includes the following:
- a CDS encoding cysteine peptidase family C39 domain-containing protein, whose amino-acid sequence MLAELIVTIFLGGLAFLGGMRVGRLLVRRGATANDLFKGKDWASLAFLGLYLAMLVLVASLSQLRGLPLEWRVYGMRITWTTMQIMLMGFCGLALVVSWRTARIQVVAIVLLGLLGFAAFHRAEGYFLAPIAASLEDKLLPNGVFRQTSDSSCAPSALATVLRLWGVNATESSVAQLAGTSRLGTSMPQLVTALQKMGLAGVELSPTWAQMQQINRPGVLATWLDLRDGSKAAHAVGLLAMDNQTATIADPDSGRIFRLPKAEFDRIWRKQYVAVLRPTDLMLPSTQVADYLHRLGFLGHSTHISDSDLETAIRKFQATVGVLTTGQLNPTTELLLSGKFLVDVPTLDRPIITFPGVELGTGAAGMGKIRWQD is encoded by the coding sequence ATGTTAGCTGAATTGATCGTAACGATTTTTTTAGGCGGGTTGGCATTTTTGGGGGGAATGCGAGTCGGGCGATTGCTGGTACGGCGCGGCGCGACCGCAAATGACCTATTTAAAGGAAAAGATTGGGCTTCGCTGGCATTTTTGGGGCTATATCTAGCAATGCTGGTGCTGGTAGCGTCTCTATCGCAGCTACGAGGGCTACCGCTGGAATGGCGGGTCTATGGGATGCGAATCACCTGGACAACAATGCAGATTATGTTGATGGGATTTTGCGGCTTGGCGCTGGTAGTCAGTTGGCGAACAGCCCGTATCCAGGTTGTAGCGATCGTTCTGCTCGGACTTCTAGGCTTTGCTGCATTCCACCGGGCAGAGGGATATTTTCTCGCGCCGATCGCGGCTTCGTTAGAGGATAAGTTACTGCCCAATGGCGTTTTCCGGCAGACTTCTGACAGCAGTTGTGCCCCTTCTGCATTAGCAACCGTTTTGCGACTTTGGGGCGTTAATGCAACAGAATCGAGTGTGGCGCAACTGGCAGGAACAAGCCGTCTGGGAACCTCAATGCCGCAACTGGTGACAGCACTGCAAAAAATGGGGCTGGCAGGTGTCGAGCTTTCACCGACCTGGGCACAAATGCAGCAAATTAACCGACCGGGTGTTCTGGCAACCTGGCTTGATTTGCGAGACGGCAGCAAAGCCGCTCATGCAGTTGGACTGCTGGCAATGGACAACCAGACCGCCACGATCGCAGACCCAGACAGTGGCAGAATTTTTCGCCTACCCAAAGCTGAATTCGATCGCATCTGGCGCAAACAATATGTTGCCGTGCTGCGTCCCACCGATCTGATGCTGCCTTCGACCCAGGTTGCCGACTATCTACATCGACTTGGATTTTTGGGGCATTCGACCCATATTTCTGACTCCGATTTAGAAACAGCCATTCGCAAGTTTCAAGCAACCGTTGGGGTACTTACAACAGGTCAACTGAATCCCACAACAGAATTGCTGCTCAGCGGAAAGTTTTTGGTTGATGTCCCCACACTCGATCGCCCCATCATCACGTTTCCGGGAGTAGAGCTAGGCACAGGAGCAGCAGGCATGGGCAAGATCCGCTGGCAAGACTAG
- a CDS encoding ABA4-like family protein, with protein MTLDLLFNGANLFVLPFWFLMIVLPNWGITRKIMESFLPFVALAGVYIYLFANSLDPETAQSFANPQLSDLAHLFADERVTATGWIHFLVMDLFVGRWIYWEGQRTGVWTIHSLVFCLFAGPIGLLSHIVTQWTTQRFFPRDAEGKTVDRSANTTPT; from the coding sequence ATGACCCTCGATCTCCTGTTTAACGGTGCAAACTTATTTGTGCTGCCGTTCTGGTTCTTGATGATTGTGCTGCCGAACTGGGGCATAACTCGCAAAATTATGGAGTCTTTTCTGCCATTTGTGGCACTTGCGGGCGTCTATATTTATCTGTTTGCGAATAGTCTTGATCCAGAAACAGCACAGTCTTTTGCGAACCCGCAACTTTCCGATTTAGCCCATTTGTTTGCCGATGAGCGAGTGACGGCAACAGGATGGATTCACTTTTTGGTTATGGATTTGTTTGTCGGTCGCTGGATTTATTGGGAAGGTCAACGTACAGGCGTTTGGACGATTCACTCCCTTGTTTTTTGTTTGTTTGCGGGGCCGATCGGCTTGCTATCTCATATCGTGACTCAGTGGACTACACAGCGGTTTTTTCCGCGTGATGCTGAAGGCAAAACAGTCGATCGTTCTGCCAACACAACGCCAACCTGA
- a CDS encoding TonB family protein: MPDLTQKTPLTSQRYFRRTGDDPAWLWWFVMGGSIALHLLLLKIALPIASGSSPRPQAAQSIPVDLIELAPAPSKPASTKPAANPASFKAPAATTETAQRAGQSAPSPVRSQPQAAPLSESDIALAPSPSAIRPTPIAPAPAAETVTPPAPTASPAARSLNPAPATTPEQPLPLPSVAAAPVALPSPTVPEQPLPLPSVTAAPVALPTPTPSATPTSPPFTTLTIDTPVPDVSGTLAIPSTAANPADLAQVEASRLAVPALLTAQITATPMPAEQPETMPDTIARPKDESQTFSADPTTSLCRITPEAARYLGSTVAVQVVTNETGQVTEAIVRQSSQNSAYDELATCMVKQWQFEPATKQGQPVQSDALIVAIRIS, translated from the coding sequence ATGCCTGATTTAACCCAGAAGACTCCTCTCACCTCTCAGCGTTATTTCCGGAGAACAGGGGATGACCCTGCCTGGCTCTGGTGGTTTGTGATGGGTGGATCGATCGCCCTTCACCTACTTTTGTTGAAGATTGCCTTACCGATTGCCAGTGGTTCCTCTCCTCGCCCTCAAGCAGCGCAGTCAATTCCCGTTGATTTGATTGAACTTGCTCCGGCTCCCAGCAAACCTGCTTCTACCAAACCTGCTGCTAATCCTGCATCATTCAAAGCGCCTGCTGCTACCACAGAAACGGCTCAACGCGCTGGACAATCTGCACCGTCACCTGTTCGTTCTCAACCGCAAGCCGCACCTCTGTCTGAGTCTGATATTGCTCTTGCGCCCAGCCCTTCTGCAATTCGACCCACACCGATCGCGCCTGCTCCTGCTGCTGAAACCGTGACTCCACCTGCCCCAACCGCAAGCCCTGCCGCTCGATCGCTCAATCCTGCTCCAGCCACTACGCCTGAACAGCCTCTTCCCCTACCCTCTGTTGCTGCTGCTCCAGTTGCCCTTCCCTCCCCAACAGTGCCTGAACAGCCTCTTCCCCTGCCCTCTGTGACTGCTGCCCCGGTTGCCCTGCCTACACCTACACCCAGCGCAACACCCACCAGTCCTCCTTTCACCACCTTGACGATCGATACCCCTGTTCCTGATGTTTCTGGAACGCTGGCTATACCATCAACTGCTGCTAATCCTGCTGATCTGGCTCAAGTCGAAGCTTCCCGTCTGGCGGTTCCTGCGCTGCTGACTGCCCAAATTACAGCAACGCCCATGCCTGCCGAGCAACCAGAAACCATGCCAGATACGATCGCCCGCCCCAAAGACGAGTCGCAAACCTTCTCCGCCGACCCCACCACATCGCTTTGCCGCATTACTCCTGAAGCTGCCCGCTATCTTGGCTCAACTGTTGCAGTGCAAGTTGTGACGAATGAAACCGGACAAGTGACTGAGGCGATCGTCCGTCAATCGAGCCAAAATTCTGCCTACGATGAGTTAGCGACCTGTATGGTGAAGCAATGGCAGTTTGAGCCTGCAACAAAGCAAGGGCAGCCTGTTCAAAGTGATGCTTTGATTGTGGCAATTCGGATTAGCTGA
- a CDS encoding TCR/Tet family MFS transporter, producing MKSRRAPGLIFVLLTLFIDVMGVGLSNPVLPTLIGQYVDNISTTSVYFGAVMTLYALMLFLFSPIQGGLSDRFGRKPLLLLSLLGTGLSYIALTLAPSLPWIFAAQMMNGLTGASVAVTGAYIADISGPEERSKNFGLLGATIGIGWVLGPALGGLLGSIGLRVPFLIAAILSFLNLLYGLLFVPESHRPEHRQSFSWVRANPIGSLLFLRKNAAVLGLAMVIFCNDLALQCLISTWVLFTSYKFQWTTIEVGLSLALLGLVTAIVQGGVMRHIISRFGERRTIVIGLVLCLIGYLLYAVVDQGWLMYGVILLNGFDFVVKPTAQGILSMQVNAREQGALQGAIASQTAFTSIIGPFVATGLFGYFVSAQAPFHLPEVPFLLGAGLFAIALWLAIMTFSNKALWEKQSIS from the coding sequence ATGAAATCACGCCGAGCACCCGGACTCATCTTCGTTCTGCTTACTCTGTTTATTGATGTGATGGGTGTTGGGTTGAGCAACCCAGTTTTACCTACGCTGATTGGTCAATATGTAGACAACATCTCCACCACTTCAGTCTACTTTGGGGCAGTGATGACGCTCTACGCCCTGATGCTATTCTTGTTCTCTCCCATTCAAGGTGGATTGTCCGATCGCTTTGGGCGGAAACCGCTTTTGCTGCTGTCGTTATTGGGCACAGGATTAAGCTATATCGCTTTAACGCTTGCGCCGAGCCTGCCCTGGATCTTTGCAGCACAGATGATGAATGGCTTAACCGGAGCCAGTGTTGCCGTTACCGGTGCCTATATTGCTGATATCAGCGGTCCAGAGGAGCGATCGAAGAATTTTGGCTTATTGGGAGCAACCATTGGTATCGGCTGGGTATTGGGGCCAGCGTTGGGGGGTCTGCTCGGCAGTATCGGATTGCGCGTGCCGTTTCTGATTGCAGCCATTCTCAGCTTTCTAAACCTGCTCTATGGCTTACTGTTTGTGCCTGAATCTCACAGGCCAGAGCATCGCCAATCGTTTTCCTGGGTGCGGGCAAACCCGATCGGCTCACTGTTGTTTCTCCGCAAGAATGCAGCAGTTCTCGGCTTAGCAATGGTGATTTTCTGTAATGACTTGGCGCTACAGTGCCTAATTAGCACCTGGGTCTTGTTTACGTCCTATAAGTTTCAATGGACAACGATCGAAGTAGGCTTGTCTTTGGCACTGCTGGGTTTGGTGACTGCCATCGTTCAGGGCGGCGTGATGCGTCACATTATTAGTCGCTTTGGCGAACGAAGAACGATCGTGATTGGGCTAGTCCTCTGCCTGATCGGCTACTTGCTGTATGCAGTCGTGGATCAGGGATGGCTGATGTACGGCGTCATTTTGCTCAACGGGTTTGATTTCGTGGTGAAACCCACAGCACAGGGCATTCTCTCCATGCAGGTTAATGCCAGAGAACAGGGAGCACTACAGGGAGCCATTGCCAGCCAGACTGCCTTCACCAGCATTATCGGTCCTTTTGTTGCCACTGGTCTATTCGGTTATTTTGTCTCAGCGCAAGCGCCTTTCCACTTACCCGAAGTGCCGTTTCTCTTGGGCGCAGGGCTATTTGCGATCGCACTATGGCTTGCCATCATGACTTTTTCAAACAAAGCGCTGTGGGAGAAGCAATCCATCAGCTAA